DNA from Asticcacaulis excentricus:
TGAATCACCGACTTGGCCGTGTCGCCCTTGTCCGAGGCCACGCGCACCACGGCGGCGGCGTGTTCAGCCTGTTCGCGGATGGCGGCGATGGAGGCCGTCAGTTCTTCGGCCGCGGCGGCCACCTGAGCCGAGTTGGAGGCGGCGTTCTGCGAAATGCCCGAAACGCGATGGGTGCGCGTCTTGGTGTCCTGCGCGATATGGGTCACGTTATCGGCCTCTCCTTTCAGCAGGGCCGTGGCCAAGATCACCTCACTGACCACCGTCGTCACCGAGGCTTCCAGTTCATCAGCCAGCGCATTCAGCGTGCGGCGGCGCAGGTGCGCGGCGCGTTCGGCTTCGTGTGCTTCGGCTTCCTGACGCTGGCGCTCCATATCGCTGATGCGCTGCGCCTGCTCGGCGGCAGCCTGCCGCGAGCGGGCCATGACCTGACGCGCCCGATAGACGCCCAAACCGACCCCGACCGCGCACAGGGCGGCCAGAGCCAGACCGATCAGCAGGGCCAGACGGATACGATTGAGGCTGGCCTGATATTCTTTCAGCGTGATGTCCACCCCGACCATACCGGCAAACTGCCCCGATGCATCGGTAAAGGGCGCGTAGCCGGACAGGAAGGTGCCCCATTTGTCGGTGACCGGTTCGCTTTCGGTCGCGCCCTTGCGGTCGCGGAAGGACTGCACCAGCAGGGGCGAGGCGTCTTTATATTCTTCCATCACCGCCGAGGGCTCACCGTTGCTGCCGGTGGGCTGCACGTCCATGACGAAATAGACCTTACCCTCGCGCTCGACCATAGCGTAGATGAAGGCCAGACGCTTGTCGGCATCGACCAGCTTCTGAAACGGTGCGGCGACCTTCTGATAGTCGGCGCCCGCCTTGTCTGTCCCGGAGGTGAAGGTCGAAAGGGTTGCCGTATCCAGCAAGGCGGCGGCCTGATGCGAAAGACCGTTGAGGTTGTCGCGAATCTCGGTCTTCATGCCGTGCTGCGCCGTCATGTACACCGCCAGCGACGCCACCAGCGCCACACCGAAGACCAATGCGCCCGCCAGCACGCCGTCGCGCAGGGGGTTGATACCCTGAACCGTCATCTTCCACCTCGTTTTGATAAAACGCTGGATTCGGTTTTATGGCCGCAATGGTTAATTTGGGTTAATTTTGCGCCGCACACAAAAATTTCATCATCATACCAACGGCCGAAGAGGCTGACCGCCTCCGGCCGTTGAAAACTCGAGACTGTCTCATATGTGTCAATGACTAAGACAGTCTCGAAAGGCATACCCAGAGGCATTTTCAATGCCCCTTGGGCATCAATCCAATGTCACCCGATAACGTTTCAGCGCAATAAAGCTGGCGACCGTGATGAAGACCAACAGCGGCCAGATATTGTGCCACACGGCGGCGGCATCGGCGCCTTTGAGCATAATGCCCCGCACGGCGCGCAGGAAATGCGTCAACGGGAAGACCGAGCCGATCCACTGCGCCCAGTCGGGCATACCGCGAAAGGGGAACATAAAGCCCGACAACAGGATCGACGGCAGGAAGAAGAAGAAGGTCATCTGCATGGCCTGCATCTGGGTGCGGGCAATGGTTGAGAAGGTGAACCCTACGGCCAGATTGGCGATGATAAACAGGCCGACACAGGCCAGAAGCAGCCAAGGCGAGCCCAGAAACGGCACGCCAAATACGAAGGTCGAAGCCAGCAAGACTATACCGGTCTGGATCAACCCCACCCCGACATAGGGGGTGATCTTGCCCACCATCACCTCCCACGGACGCGCCGGCATGGCCAGAAGATTCTCCAGCGTGCCGCGTTCGCGTTCGCGCGTCATGGCCATGGAGGTGATCATGATCATGGTCATGGTCAGGATGACACCCAGAAGCCCCGGCACGATATTGTACTGGGTGATGCCCTCGGGGTTGTAGCGGCGGTGGACCACCACATCGACCAGAGGCGTTTGCCCTTGCAGACTGGACCAGCCGCGCCCTAATCCATGATTGATGGCCCTTCGCACAATCTCGTTCATCTGCCCCACCGCCCCGGACGCCGCCGAGGGGTCAGAGGCGTCCGCGGACAGCAGCAGTTGCGGCCGGTCACCGCGCAGCAGGTCGCGCGTAAAGCCCGATGGCACCTCGACAACAAAGGCCACTTCGCCATTTTGCAGCAGGCGATCGGCCTCCGCAGGGTCGAACACCTGCTGTTTGATGTCGAAATAGGTCGATTGCTGCATGGCGGCGACGATGGACCGCACGGCAGGGCTGGTTTCCTCCAGATAGACGGCGGTCGGCAGGTGGCGCGGATCGGAATTGATGGCAAAACCGAACAGGGTCAACTGGATGATCGGCACCATGATCATCATGCCGAAGGTCATGCGGTCGCGCCGCATCTGGATAAATTCCTTGGCCAGTATGGCGAGGATGCGTTTCAGCGGGGCGATCATGATTTATCCTCCGCCCCGTCCGCTTTTTCCGTGAGGAAAAACGGACAAAACATGGAATAGGAAGGCGGAGCGGCAAACGCAGAGTCTTTTTTCATGATTTGTCCACCGCCTGACTCATTAAATGGATAAACACATCTTCAAGGCTGGGGCGTTCGCGTCGCCACTGCGTGCCCGCCCCGCCTTCGCTGGCGATCAGGGCGTCGAGTTTGGCGGGATCGCTGTCGGACACGTGCAGGGCCGAACCGAAATAGGCCACGTGTTCGGCCCCGTCGCGGCCGCGCAGACGGTCGGCCAGCGCCCGCACGCCGGGCCCTTCGGCCACCCAGGTGTGCAGACCGCTCTCGTCGATGATGCGGCTGACCGGCCCCTGCGTCATCAACTGGCCATAGGCAATATAGACGATCTCGTCGCAACGCTCGGCTTCATCCATATAGTGGGTTGAAACCAGCACAGTCAGGCCTTCGGCGGCCAGCCGGTGAATCTGGTCCCAGAAGTCGCGGCGCGCCTGTGGATCAACGCCGGCCGTCGGCTCATCCAGCAGCAGCATGGCGGGGTTGTGCAGGGTGCAGGCGGCCAGCGCCAGCCTCTGCTTCCAGCCGCCCGAAAGCGTCCCGGCCAGTTGTTTCTGACGGCTACTCAGGCCCAGGGTTTCCAACGTCTGATCAACGACTTGTTTTATATTCCTAAGCTCATAAAGCCGCGCCACGAACTCCAGATTTTCGCGGATCGACAGGTCTTCCCAGAATGAGAATTTCTGCGTCATGTAACCGACCTGCCGCTTGATCTGACGGCTGTCGGCGATAAGGTCGTAACCGAGGCAGGTGCCCTGCCCCGCATCTGGTTTAAGAAGTCCGCATAACATACGGATAGTTGTTGTTTTTCCGGAACCATTCGGCCCCAGAAAGCCCCAGACCTGCCCCTTCGGCATTCGGATGGCGACCTTATCGACCGCCACGCGATCGCCGAAGCGCTTGGTCAGGCCGTGCACATCAATGGCAAGGTCGGTCATCCTTTATCCTCGCCTGTTTACGGAGTAACCCGTTCGATAGACCGGAGGCTGGGCCGCCCCCCACCGTCTTTGCCGCCCTTCGGGCGTCAAATCCACCTCCCCCAGCACGCTGGGGGCGTATGAAATTACTCCGCTCATAGCGCCACATCCACCGGCTGACCGGCCTTGAGCGCGTCGGGTTTTTGTGGCGTCGCCTCGATCAGAAAGACCAGCTTCTTGCGCTCGCGCACCGAATAGATGACCGGTGGTGTGAACTCGGCCTCCGGCGACACATAGCGCACCTTCGCCGCCTGCGCCTGACAACCGTCGCAGGACACCCGGACCGTCTGCCCGACCTTGATTTTGGGCAGATCGCCTTGGGGCACGTAAAAGCGCACAAATTCGCGCCCCTTGGGATAGACGCTCAACACCGGCGTGCCGGCCGCGACAAATTCCCCCGCCTCGTGCAGTCGCCGCTCCACCTGCCCGCTGAGGCGCGCCTTCACTGCCCGTTCGTCCAGCACCCATTGCGCCTGTGCGGCCTCGGCCCCGGCGGCCTGCGCCTGTGCCCGCGCGGCGGCCAGTTGATCCGTGCGCGCCGCCTGACGCCGTGCCTCGATAGTGCGCTCAATGGCGGCGACATTGGCCTCAGCCGCCTGCCGCGTCGCCCGAAGCTGATCGAGTTTGGCCTGCGACACGTAGCCCTGCGGCGCCAGCCTGGTGTAGCGCGCCTCTTCGGAACGGGCGAGGTCGAGCGAAGCGCGCGCCTGATCGCGTTCTTTCAACAGGGGCGCGATATCCACCTCGCGCGCCCCCTTGCTGAGATCGCTCGCGGTCGCTTCGGCGGCTCGCCTCTGGCTCTCGGCGCCGTTTAAGGCCTGCTGCTGCTGCGTCGCATCGAGCGTAAACAGGGGCTGGCCTGCGCTGAGCACCGCCCCGTCATCGACATAGACCTGCGTCAGCCAGCCGGACTGTGGTGCGGCGACCGCTACCGACTGCGCCTCGACATAACCCGTATAGTGCCCGGCCTCGTCGCGCGTGCAGGCGCTCAGGCATAGCGGCAGACACAAAAGCGCGTAGCGACGACTCATGGCCTCACTCCTCTCAGAAACGTCTCGACATGGGCCTTCAGATAGGGGCGCGCCTTCACCGCCGGGGCGCTGATCTCACCGAAGGTGAAGTACCACAGGGCCGCCTTAACCATCGGGGCGATAAACAGGTGAGCATAGAGTTTCGCGTCCCCCGCCCCCAATTCGCCGCGGCTTATGGCGCGTCGGAACAGGTCTTCGAGCGCCCCCAGAACCGGCGTGATCACCTCTTCATGATAAAAGCGCGCCAGTTCGGGAAAGCGCGAGGCTTCGCGCACCAGCAGCTTGGGATAAAGCGGCACGGTGCCCGCGTCGATCTTGCCGCCGATAAAGTGCGCCACCCGTTTCAACAGCCAGCCCACCGGGCCGTTATAATGGTTGAGCACAAACAGGATGCGTCCGACGCGCGGCAACACGTCGCGCCGCAACAGGGCTTCGAACAGCGCTTCCTTGGTGGGGAAATAGAGATAGACCGTGCCCTTGGACACGCCCGCCGCCGCCGCCACATCGTCCATGCGCGTATCGGCAAAGCCGTGGCGGCTGAACAGGTCGTGCGCCGCCCGCAACAGGGCGTCGCGGCGCACATCGGGCGACAGGCGCACTCTTTTTTTGGGCAAAAGGTCGGGCATGGGCTTTACTGACTGACTGGTCAGTACTCAATATCACGGCGTTCGCGTTTCGACAACCGCGACAGATTGGCATGTAATGCAAACCTGACATTTTTTTCTCATGTCAGGTTGACATTACATTTTTGCGATGTAAGTTAAACCTTACATCCGGCCCGATGTCCTTTCATTTTTCACCAAGGACGACACCCATGAACCTGAAAACACCCGCCGCCGAATACGCGATTCAAATGACCCTCTGGATGGCGCTCTATGCTGGCCTGCTGATCGGCGCGATCCTGTATATCAAGGCCAACCACCCGACGGGTCCGCTGCTGTACGCACTGGCCGTCCTGCCCGCCCTGCCCATCGGCGGGACCATCGTTACCTTCCTGCGCTTTATCGAGCGTTCGGATGAGTTTATCCGCGCCATGATGGTCCGCCGCGTCCTGATCGCCATGGGCCTGACCCTGTTCCTCAGCACCGTTATCGGCTTTATCGAGAACTTCACCGAAACCCAGTTGATCGAGCGCTATCTGGTCTATCCGATGTTCTGGGCTTGCTTCGGGCTGGCGTCGCCCTTCATCCGGGGTAGCAAATGAAGAACCGCCTGAAAGACCTGCGCACCGAGGCCGGTCTGACCCAGGCCGATCTGGCCGCCCGCCTCAATGTCTCGCGGCAGGCCGTTATCGCCATCGAGTCCGACAAACACGACCCGTCGCTCGATCTGGCCTATCGTATCGCCGCCATTTTCGACCTTGCCGTCGAAGCGATTTTTGAAAATCCGCATCGCCTGAACTCAGGCGAATAAATCTCAGATTTACAAAGGAAAACACCATGTTAAAACGCAGCCCCTGCGCGCGTTCACGCCCTACCCTTGTCTTCTGGCTGACCATCGCTTTTGCTATCTTAATCGCCTGCGCGTCGGGCGTGAAGGCCGCCACGCCCTTCCCCGATGCCCCCACCGCGCGCTTTTCGGTTGAGGTGGTGGGCACAGGCCCCGACCTGATCCTTATTCCCGGCCTCAACTGCTCCCGCGAGGTGTGGGAGGCCACGGCCGAACGCCTCAAAGGTCGCTATCGCCTGCACCTGCTGCACATCGCAGGCTTTGCCGGTGAGCCCGCCGGCGGCAATGCCCAGGGCCCGGTCATCACCCCGTCCGTTGAGGCGCTGAATGCCTATATCGTGCAAAACAAGCTGAAAGACCCCATTGTGGTGGGTCATTCGCTGGGCGGGCTGATGGGGCTCAAGCTGGCCACCCGCCACCCGCAGGCCCTGTCGAAGCTAGTCG
Protein-coding regions in this window:
- a CDS encoding methyl-accepting chemotaxis protein, which codes for MTVQGINPLRDGVLAGALVFGVALVASLAVYMTAQHGMKTEIRDNLNGLSHQAAALLDTATLSTFTSGTDKAGADYQKVAAPFQKLVDADKRLAFIYAMVEREGKVYFVMDVQPTGSNGEPSAVMEEYKDASPLLVQSFRDRKGATESEPVTDKWGTFLSGYAPFTDASGQFAGMVGVDITLKEYQASLNRIRLALLIGLALAALCAVGVGLGVYRARQVMARSRQAAAEQAQRISDMERQRQEAEAHEAERAAHLRRRTLNALADELEASVTTVVSEVILATALLKGEADNVTHIAQDTKTRTHRVSGISQNAASNSAQVAAAAEELTASIAAIREQAEHAAAVVRVASDKGDTAKSVIQRLSESSGRIGDVVGLINTIAGQINLLSLNATIEAARAGEAGRGFAVVASEVKALSNQVSKALGDISALVGAIQSETQLSVEAMNDILRTIAEIEAGTGVIAEAVGQQSQVTAEISHTIHATAAGAREIADNMQNVTDSAENTGLTAQKVAGASVALQGRARELSDKVDGFVRQIRA
- a CDS encoding ABC transporter permease; amino-acid sequence: MIAPLKRILAILAKEFIQMRRDRMTFGMMIMVPIIQLTLFGFAINSDPRHLPTAVYLEETSPAVRSIVAAMQQSTYFDIKQQVFDPAEADRLLQNGEVAFVVEVPSGFTRDLLRGDRPQLLLSADASDPSAASGAVGQMNEIVRRAINHGLGRGWSSLQGQTPLVDVVVHRRYNPEGITQYNIVPGLLGVILTMTMIMITSMAMTRERERGTLENLLAMPARPWEVMVGKITPYVGVGLIQTGIVLLASTFVFGVPFLGSPWLLLACVGLFIIANLAVGFTFSTIARTQMQAMQMTFFFFLPSILLSGFMFPFRGMPDWAQWIGSVFPLTHFLRAVRGIMLKGADAAAVWHNIWPLLVFITVASFIALKRYRVTLD
- a CDS encoding ABC transporter ATP-binding protein, with the translated sequence MTDLAIDVHGLTKRFGDRVAVDKVAIRMPKGQVWGFLGPNGSGKTTTIRMLCGLLKPDAGQGTCLGYDLIADSRQIKRQVGYMTQKFSFWEDLSIRENLEFVARLYELRNIKQVVDQTLETLGLSSRQKQLAGTLSGGWKQRLALAACTLHNPAMLLLDEPTAGVDPQARRDFWDQIHRLAAEGLTVLVSTHYMDEAERCDEIVYIAYGQLMTQGPVSRIIDESGLHTWVAEGPGVRALADRLRGRDGAEHVAYFGSALHVSDSDPAKLDALIASEGGAGTQWRRERPSLEDVFIHLMSQAVDKS
- a CDS encoding HlyD family secretion protein, with the protein product MSRRYALLCLPLCLSACTRDEAGHYTGYVEAQSVAVAAPQSGWLTQVYVDDGAVLSAGQPLFTLDATQQQQALNGAESQRRAAEATASDLSKGAREVDIAPLLKERDQARASLDLARSEEARYTRLAPQGYVSQAKLDQLRATRQAAEANVAAIERTIEARRQAARTDQLAAARAQAQAAGAEAAQAQWVLDERAVKARLSGQVERRLHEAGEFVAAGTPVLSVYPKGREFVRFYVPQGDLPKIKVGQTVRVSCDGCQAQAAKVRYVSPEAEFTPPVIYSVRERKKLVFLIEATPQKPDALKAGQPVDVAL
- a CDS encoding TetR/AcrR family transcriptional regulator, translated to MPDLLPKKRVRLSPDVRRDALLRAAHDLFSRHGFADTRMDDVAAAAGVSKGTVYLYFPTKEALFEALLRRDVLPRVGRILFVLNHYNGPVGWLLKRVAHFIGGKIDAGTVPLYPKLLVREASRFPELARFYHEEVITPVLGALEDLFRRAISRGELGAGDAKLYAHLFIAPMVKAALWYFTFGEISAPAVKARPYLKAHVETFLRGVRP
- a CDS encoding helix-turn-helix transcriptional regulator — translated: MKNRLKDLRTEAGLTQADLAARLNVSRQAVIAIESDKHDPSLDLAYRIAAIFDLAVEAIFENPHRLNSGE